From a single Micromonospora sp. WMMD1102 genomic region:
- a CDS encoding helix-turn-helix transcriptional regulator — protein sequence MSSQEYRQELANFLRTRRERISPADVGLPIGRRRRTRGLRREEVAVLAGLSPTWYTYLEQARNIHPSPEVLDSLARVLALSEDERRYLHQLAAGNAPAVSAEGVEPDMSLITALVRHAGRGPYPVYALNHAGDVIAWNDAATRWYTDWGARDGLDRNMLWWMLTSEEARERVVDWADDARDITARSRAMAARHPGDRKVTHVINHLLEASPEFRRWWADFEVRGQQARPRRLRHPAFGELTTQLAVVHPTDGSLVTIAFHLPYSDDHRD from the coding sequence GTGTCGTCCCAGGAATACCGGCAGGAGTTGGCCAACTTCCTCCGCACCAGGCGGGAACGGATCAGCCCCGCCGATGTCGGCCTGCCCATCGGGCGGCGCAGGCGCACCCGCGGCCTGCGCCGCGAGGAGGTCGCCGTCCTAGCCGGCCTTTCGCCGACCTGGTACACCTACCTTGAGCAGGCACGGAACATCCATCCGTCGCCGGAGGTGCTCGACAGCCTCGCGCGGGTGCTCGCGCTCAGCGAGGATGAGCGCAGATACCTGCACCAGCTCGCGGCCGGAAACGCACCCGCGGTGTCGGCCGAAGGCGTCGAACCCGACATGTCCCTGATTACCGCCCTGGTCCGGCACGCGGGCCGAGGCCCCTACCCGGTCTACGCGCTCAATCACGCCGGTGACGTGATCGCCTGGAACGACGCGGCCACGCGGTGGTATACGGACTGGGGAGCCCGTGACGGGCTGGACCGCAACATGTTGTGGTGGATGTTGACCAGCGAGGAGGCGCGCGAGCGTGTGGTTGACTGGGCCGACGACGCACGCGACATCACCGCTCGCAGCCGTGCGATGGCGGCCCGCCATCCCGGCGACCGCAAGGTGACCCACGTCATCAATCACCTGCTGGAAGCGAGCCCGGAGTTCCGCCGGTGGTGGGCCGACTTCGAGGTGCGCGGGCAGCAGGCCCGTCCGCGCAGGCTGCGGCACCCCGCGTTCGGCGAGCTGACCACGCAGCTCGCCGTGGTACATCCGACGGACGGGTCATTGGTCACCATCGCCTTTCACCTGCCCTACTCCGACGACCATCGCGATTGA
- a CDS encoding NADP-dependent oxidoreductase has product MRAVVIDSPGPPGVLRPAEVPEPVPGDDEVLLRVAAAGVNAIDWATRAGAGVAVPAFPAVLGWDVCGTVAAPAGQWRAGDQVFGMLRFPVLAGAYAEYVAAPAAQLARVPDGVDAHTAAALPMAALTVWQTLVTHGGLTAGQRVLVPGAAGGVGHVAVQLAAALGAEVTGTASRANHDFVCGLGASRVVPHDGATARAGEYDVVIDPRGGADFERLLSALRPGGIIVTLKGEAPGMRDLARARGVRAGFTYVQPDGAVLADVADMMAGGGLTAAIERVLPLTEAASAHEIGEAGHVRGKLVLAVA; this is encoded by the coding sequence ATGCGTGCCGTCGTGATCGACAGCCCTGGCCCACCCGGCGTGCTCAGACCGGCAGAGGTTCCCGAGCCGGTGCCGGGAGATGACGAGGTGTTGCTTCGGGTGGCCGCGGCCGGGGTGAACGCGATCGACTGGGCCACCCGCGCGGGAGCGGGCGTCGCGGTGCCCGCCTTCCCCGCTGTTCTCGGCTGGGACGTGTGCGGAACGGTCGCCGCCCCCGCTGGGCAGTGGCGGGCCGGTGACCAGGTTTTCGGCATGCTGCGCTTCCCCGTGCTCGCGGGGGCGTACGCCGAGTACGTTGCCGCCCCCGCCGCACAGCTCGCCCGGGTGCCGGACGGCGTCGACGCGCACACCGCGGCGGCGTTGCCGATGGCCGCGCTCACCGTATGGCAGACCCTGGTCACCCATGGCGGGCTCACGGCCGGGCAGCGGGTGCTCGTGCCCGGTGCGGCCGGCGGCGTGGGTCATGTGGCCGTGCAGCTCGCGGCCGCCCTGGGGGCGGAGGTCACCGGCACGGCGTCGCGGGCCAACCACGACTTCGTCTGCGGGCTCGGCGCGAGCCGGGTCGTGCCGCATGACGGGGCCACGGCACGGGCCGGGGAGTACGACGTGGTGATCGATCCACGTGGTGGGGCGGACTTCGAGCGGCTGCTGTCCGCGCTGCGCCCGGGAGGGATCATCGTGACCCTCAAGGGCGAGGCACCAGGCATGCGGGATCTCGCTCGGGCGCGGGGCGTACGGGCCGGGTTCACCTATGTCCAGCCCGACGGGGCCGTCCTGGCCGATGTCGCCGACATGATGGCCGGTGGGGGGCTCACGGCCGCGATCGAGCGAGTGCTGCCGTTGACCGAGGCGGCATCGGCACACGAGATCGGTGAGGCGGGGCACGTGCGCGGCAAGCTCGTTCTCGCCGTTGCGTGA
- a CDS encoding transposase: MTVGVETGATMSTARGGPDLSAFCRERLSSLSRADQRRWGEAYVRGLVTVPGRKSIRRISDQIIGWRADQCLQQFVNQSPWPWEPVRRNLAEHVAGLVATRAWVVREAVFPKAGSSSVGVARQYAFGAGRLLNCQLGLAVFLVGDTAACAVNWRLLLPRCWDDDQRRRARAHLPAVQRYRPRWLHPLDAIDEMINGWKLPPRPVLVDADDQQDVQPLLTGLEQRGLCYLVQVAPHLRVPAAPGACPAPSFGELALCAVRPPTSRLRWQAGTELRTADTRFVASPLPPGNPMPVGDHPFQPTRHLLAQWAVGRGRPRGMWLTNLDVARLPEVIDLIGLRARAAEHLWRMEDEVGLRHFEGRSFRGWHHHTTLASVAYAYRLGAAELPSSWYC; the protein is encoded by the coding sequence ATGACGGTAGGTGTCGAGACGGGCGCGACCATGTCCACCGCGCGTGGCGGGCCAGACCTGTCAGCGTTCTGCCGGGAGCGCCTGTCCTCCCTGTCCCGAGCCGACCAGCGCCGGTGGGGCGAGGCGTACGTGCGGGGTCTGGTGACGGTACCCGGCCGCAAGTCGATCCGGCGCATCTCCGACCAGATAATCGGCTGGCGGGCCGACCAGTGCCTCCAGCAGTTCGTCAACCAGAGCCCTTGGCCCTGGGAACCGGTCCGGCGCAACCTCGCCGAGCACGTCGCTGGCCTGGTCGCGACGCGCGCGTGGGTGGTGCGCGAGGCGGTCTTCCCGAAGGCCGGCTCCAGCTCTGTCGGGGTGGCCAGACAGTACGCGTTCGGGGCCGGCCGGCTCCTCAACTGCCAGCTTGGGCTCGCGGTGTTCCTCGTCGGCGACACGGCGGCGTGCGCCGTGAACTGGCGGCTGCTGCTGCCCCGGTGCTGGGACGACGATCAACGGCGCAGGGCACGAGCACACCTGCCGGCGGTGCAGCGCTACCGGCCGCGCTGGCTGCACCCGCTCGACGCGATCGACGAGATGATCAACGGGTGGAAACTGCCGCCCCGGCCGGTGCTGGTCGACGCGGACGACCAGCAGGACGTGCAGCCCTTGCTGACCGGGCTGGAGCAGCGCGGGCTGTGCTACCTGGTGCAGGTGGCACCGCACCTGCGGGTGCCGGCAGCGCCGGGTGCCTGCCCGGCACCATCCTTCGGCGAGTTGGCTCTGTGCGCTGTGCGCCCCCCGACGAGTCGGTTGCGTTGGCAGGCCGGGACCGAGCTGCGGACGGCCGACACACGGTTCGTGGCGTCGCCGCTGCCGCCGGGGAACCCCATGCCGGTCGGCGATCACCCTTTCCAGCCCACCCGTCATCTGCTCGCGCAATGGGCGGTCGGCCGCGGTCGCCCCCGGGGGATGTGGCTGACCAACCTGGATGTGGCCCGCCTGCCGGAGGTGATCGACCTGATCGGGTTACGTGCGCGCGCGGCGGAGCATCTGTGGCGGATGGAGGACGAAGTCGGGTTGCGGCACTTCGAGGGTCGTTCGTTCCGGGGCTGGCACCACCACACGACACTCGCCTCGGTCGCGTACGCGTACCGGCTTGGCGCAGCGGAGCTGCCGAGTTCCTGGTACTGCTGA
- a CDS encoding PQQ-dependent sugar dehydrogenase: MSAAVRRNWARALVPALALGLGVPVVAGLPPLEPRPAAAIPPGFTQQVVFTGLTRPTKLVFAPDGRVFVAEKSGIVKVFDSLADNTATVFADLRPKVYDYEDLGLIGLALPPNFPADPYVYLSYTYDGVVGGPAPTYHDSCPVVGNCRASARVSRLRAAGNVTTGSEQVLLHDWCHQIESHSIGDLAFGPDGALYVAGGEGASATFTDYGQAGSPSNPCADPPAPAGGAMTPPSAEGGGLRSQDIRTPGDPTGLSGTLIRVSPTTGAGLPDNPLAASSDPNNRRILAYGLRNPYRWTFRPGTGEVWIGDVGWRTWEEVNRVVDPAVGPVRNYGWPCYEGNAPQGGYNAANLSLCETLYPQPAGTVTPPYYTYQHSQQVAAGDGCPTGGSSPAGVAFYPGGGGGYPAAYAGALFFADYSRGCIWAMRTGSNGLPDPARIVPFAIAPGVVDLRIGPENDLYYVDLLGGTVRRFHYSSGNQPPDAVAEATPTSGRAPLDVSFDAVGSTDPDPGDILEYQWDFTNDGTVDATGLNVTHRYPSIGTYTARLRVVDFAGLSDTATVQIRVGTSAPVPVIEQPTAALRWATGQTVTFSGGATDPQQGALPASALTWTLVNMHCTTPENCHSHPVREVTGVASGTFLAPDHEYPSYLELTLTATDSGGLTGSTTLRLDPKTVQLKLATKPAGLRVNLNGRSLTTPNAVQVIVGSTNTVSAPGPQRLGPGTYAFQSWSDGGAATHVVTAPAATAATYTATYDGAPGSCADGFGYTCTTHSGRAYPPAGPTELPLTGDNDSTSVALPFPFPYYGQNHSRAWVDVNGVLSFADPRGSWPANRALPHAATPNAALYPFWDDLVMHPESRVRTALLGSAPDRQFVVEWKDVGLSGAPAARVSFQVVLWEWGQIVFNYTGLNAGRELGNSATIGIENLTGTDAVQYSVNQLVLANGKAIVFTPPAALVGAAPGRCPPRPRQTVSCDATSTARGPRTG, translated from the coding sequence CCGCCGCTCGAACCCCGACCCGCGGCGGCGATCCCGCCCGGCTTCACCCAGCAGGTGGTCTTCACCGGGCTGACCCGCCCCACCAAGCTGGTCTTCGCCCCGGACGGCCGGGTCTTCGTCGCCGAGAAGAGCGGCATCGTGAAGGTCTTCGACAGCCTGGCCGACAACACCGCCACCGTCTTCGCCGACCTGCGCCCCAAGGTCTACGACTACGAGGACCTCGGACTGATCGGCCTGGCCCTGCCGCCGAACTTCCCCGCCGACCCGTACGTCTACCTCAGCTACACCTACGACGGGGTGGTCGGCGGCCCCGCGCCTACATACCACGACAGTTGCCCGGTGGTCGGGAACTGCCGGGCCAGCGCCCGGGTCTCCCGGCTGCGGGCCGCCGGGAACGTGACGACCGGCAGCGAGCAGGTGCTGCTGCACGACTGGTGCCACCAGATCGAGAGCCACTCGATCGGGGACCTGGCGTTCGGTCCGGACGGTGCGCTCTACGTCGCCGGTGGCGAGGGGGCGTCGGCGACCTTCACCGACTACGGGCAGGCGGGCAGCCCGTCGAACCCGTGCGCCGACCCGCCCGCACCGGCCGGCGGCGCGATGACACCGCCGAGCGCCGAGGGCGGCGGACTGCGCTCCCAGGACATCCGTACCCCGGGCGACCCGACCGGGCTCTCCGGCACGCTGATCCGGGTCTCGCCGACCACCGGGGCCGGGCTGCCGGACAACCCGCTGGCGGCGAGCAGCGACCCGAACAACCGGCGGATCCTGGCGTACGGGCTGCGCAACCCGTACCGCTGGACGTTCCGGCCGGGTACCGGCGAGGTCTGGATCGGTGACGTCGGCTGGCGCACCTGGGAGGAGGTCAACCGGGTGGTCGACCCGGCGGTCGGGCCGGTCCGCAACTACGGCTGGCCGTGTTACGAGGGGAACGCGCCGCAGGGCGGCTACAACGCGGCGAACCTGTCGCTCTGCGAGACCCTCTACCCCCAACCGGCCGGCACGGTCACCCCGCCGTACTACACCTACCAGCACAGTCAGCAGGTGGCGGCCGGCGACGGCTGCCCGACCGGCGGCTCGTCCCCGGCCGGGGTGGCGTTCTACCCGGGCGGAGGAGGCGGCTATCCGGCGGCATACGCGGGAGCGCTCTTCTTCGCCGACTATTCCCGGGGCTGCATCTGGGCGATGCGGACCGGCAGCAACGGGCTGCCCGATCCGGCCCGGATCGTGCCGTTCGCGATCGCACCCGGCGTGGTGGACCTGCGGATCGGGCCGGAAAACGACCTGTACTACGTCGACCTGCTCGGCGGCACCGTACGCCGGTTCCACTACAGTTCCGGCAACCAGCCGCCGGACGCCGTCGCCGAGGCGACCCCGACCAGCGGAAGAGCGCCGTTGGACGTCTCCTTCGACGCCGTCGGTTCGACCGACCCGGACCCGGGCGACATCCTCGAATACCAGTGGGACTTCACCAACGACGGCACCGTGGACGCGACCGGGCTGAACGTGACCCACCGGTACCCGTCGATCGGAACCTACACCGCCCGGTTGCGGGTGGTCGACTTCGCCGGGCTCAGCGACACCGCGACGGTGCAGATCAGGGTCGGTACGAGTGCGCCGGTGCCGGTGATCGAGCAGCCGACCGCCGCGCTGCGCTGGGCCACGGGCCAGACTGTAACGTTCAGCGGTGGCGCCACCGACCCCCAGCAGGGCGCGCTGCCGGCCTCGGCGCTTACCTGGACGCTGGTCAACATGCACTGCACCACGCCGGAGAACTGTCACAGCCACCCGGTGCGCGAGGTGACCGGGGTGGCCTCCGGGACGTTCCTGGCCCCGGACCACGAGTATCCGTCCTATCTGGAGCTGACGCTGACCGCGACGGACAGCGGTGGGCTGACCGGGAGTACCACGCTCCGGCTGGACCCGAAGACCGTGCAGCTCAAGCTGGCGACCAAGCCCGCCGGGCTGCGGGTCAACCTCAACGGCCGGAGCCTCACCACCCCGAACGCCGTGCAGGTGATCGTCGGCTCGACCAACACGGTCAGCGCGCCCGGGCCGCAGCGGCTCGGCCCGGGGACGTACGCCTTCCAGAGCTGGTCGGACGGGGGTGCCGCGACCCACGTGGTCACGGCTCCGGCCGCCACCGCCGCGACCTACACCGCCACCTACGACGGCGCGCCCGGCAGCTGCGCCGACGGCTTCGGCTACACGTGCACGACACACTCCGGCCGGGCGTACCCGCCGGCCGGTCCGACCGAGCTGCCGTTGACCGGGGACAACGACAGTACGTCGGTGGCGCTGCCGTTCCCGTTCCCGTACTACGGGCAGAACCATTCCAGGGCGTGGGTGGACGTGAACGGCGTACTGTCCTTCGCGGACCCGCGTGGCTCCTGGCCGGCGAACCGGGCGCTGCCGCACGCCGCGACACCGAACGCCGCGCTTTACCCGTTCTGGGACGACCTGGTGATGCACCCGGAGTCGCGGGTCCGGACCGCCTTGCTGGGCAGCGCACCCGACCGGCAGTTCGTGGTCGAGTGGAAGGACGTGGGGCTCTCCGGCGCACCGGCCGCGCGGGTCAGCTTCCAGGTGGTGCTCTGGGAGTGGGGTCAGATCGTCTTCAACTACACCGGGCTGAACGCCGGACGCGAGTTGGGCAACTCGGCGACGATCGGCATCGAGAACCTGACCGGTACCGACGCGGTGCAGTACTCGGTCAACCAGCTGGTACTGGCCAACGGCAAGGCAATCGTCTTCACCCCGCCGGCCGCACTCGTCGGGGCGGCACCGGGCCGATGCCCGCCACGACCCCGACAAACCGTCAGCTGCGACGCGACAAGCACCGCACGCGGACCGCGCACCGGGTGA
- a CDS encoding MFS transporter has protein sequence MAPQRSNLALATLALGAFVIGTAELVVVGILNLVAADLTVSISTAGWIVTAYALGISIGGPLLTAVTTRLGRRFLLHASLAVYVLGNIVAVVAADFGSLLVARAVTGTIHGLFVGVASMIAASLVPAARRGQAISMVFGGIAVSTVLGVPLGTLVGQAFGWQASFVCIIVLGVVALVLSLALVPAVPTQGSGGAVVQAKAALAPRVLATLAVGLLLLGGQFTVFTYLAVYLEEVTGVSGGLVSAFLLVYGIASAVGIAVGGRFADIDPTRTLLVANAVLVLALGALYLFGGSPVATAALLAVWGMVGFGLVPSFQLRVISLAGQGADLAATLGASAVNAGIAGGAVIGGLALAGRGVEAVVLTGLIICVVALPVTWASGLVGSPREPAEPGANATADVQQQVSTG, from the coding sequence ATGGCTCCGCAGCGCAGCAACCTGGCCCTGGCGACGCTCGCCCTTGGCGCGTTCGTCATCGGCACCGCCGAGCTGGTCGTGGTCGGCATCCTGAACCTGGTGGCTGCCGACCTGACGGTGTCGATCAGCACCGCGGGCTGGATCGTCACCGCCTACGCGCTCGGCATCTCGATCGGCGGCCCGCTGCTCACCGCGGTCACGACACGGCTGGGCAGACGGTTCCTGCTGCACGCCTCGCTCGCGGTGTACGTGCTCGGAAACATCGTCGCCGTGGTTGCCGCGGATTTCGGCTCGCTGCTGGTCGCTCGCGCCGTGACCGGCACGATCCACGGGCTGTTCGTCGGTGTGGCCTCGATGATCGCGGCGAGTCTGGTCCCGGCGGCTCGGCGCGGGCAGGCCATCTCGATGGTCTTCGGCGGGATAGCGGTGTCCACAGTGCTCGGCGTGCCACTGGGCACCCTGGTCGGGCAGGCGTTCGGGTGGCAGGCGTCGTTCGTCTGCATCATCGTGCTCGGCGTGGTGGCGCTGGTGCTGTCCCTGGCCCTCGTACCGGCGGTGCCCACCCAGGGTTCCGGCGGCGCGGTCGTGCAGGCGAAGGCGGCGCTCGCGCCTCGCGTGCTGGCCACGCTCGCGGTCGGTCTGCTTCTGCTGGGCGGCCAGTTCACCGTGTTCACCTACCTGGCGGTCTATCTGGAGGAGGTCACCGGCGTATCCGGCGGCCTGGTCAGCGCGTTCCTCCTGGTCTACGGCATCGCCAGCGCGGTGGGGATCGCGGTCGGCGGACGGTTCGCCGACATCGACCCCACCAGGACCCTCCTGGTGGCCAATGCCGTGCTGGTGCTGGCTCTCGGGGCGCTGTACCTGTTCGGCGGATCGCCGGTGGCGACCGCGGCGCTACTCGCGGTATGGGGAATGGTCGGCTTCGGTCTCGTCCCCTCGTTCCAGCTACGGGTCATCAGCCTGGCGGGCCAGGGCGCCGACCTTGCCGCGACACTGGGCGCATCCGCCGTCAACGCGGGCATCGCGGGTGGCGCCGTCATCGGCGGCCTGGCGCTCGCGGGCCGCGGCGTGGAGGCCGTGGTACTCACCGGCCTGATCATCTGCGTGGTGGCGCTGCCCGTTACCTGGGCGTCGGGGTTGGTCGGCTCCCCCCGGGAGCCCGCCGAACCGGGTGCGAACGCAACCGCAGACGTCCAGCAACAGGTGTCGACCGGCTGA